The genomic region AGCTACAACAACCTGGCCTTGCTTTACAAAACCCAAAAGCGCTACGCCGAGGCGGAGGACCTCTACAACAAGGCCCTGGAGATAAGGAAAAAAGTACTCCCAGCCGATCACCCGTACCTGGCAACCAGCTACAACAACCTGGCCGGGCTTTACGAATCCCAGGGGCGCTACGCCGCGGCGGAGGACCTCTACAACAAGGCCCTGGAGATTGACCGAAGTATCTATCCCGACAACCATTCCGAGATCGCTACAGACATGAACAACCTGGCTTTGCTTTACGAATCACAGGGGCGCTACGCCGAGGCGGAAGACCTCTACAACAAAGCCCTTGAGATACTGAAAAACGCTTACGAAGCAGATCATCCTGACATCGCAACCAGCTACAGCAACCTGGCCGGGCTTTACGAATCCCAGGAGCGCTACGCCGAGGCGGAGGACCTCAATAACAAGGCCCTGGAGATAAGGAAAAAAGTACTCCCAGCCGATCACCCGGACCTGGCAAACAGCTACAACAACCTGGCCTTGCTTTATCAAAAACAGGGGCGCTACGCCGAGGCGGAGGACCTCTACAACAAGGCCCTGGTGTTACTCGAACAGAAATTGGGAAAGGAACACCCGACCACGGTTACCGTTACATCGAATACGGCTCTGT from Candidatus Coatesbacteria bacterium harbors:
- a CDS encoding tetratricopeptide repeat protein gives rise to the protein SYNNLALLYKTQKRYAEAEDLYNKALEIRKKVLPADHPYLATSYNNLAGLYESQGRYAAAEDLYNKALEIDRSIYPDNHSEIATDMNNLALLYESQGRYAEAEDLYNKALEILKNAYEADHPDIATSYSNLAGLYESQERYAEAEDLNNKALEIRKKVLPADHPDLANSYNNLALLYQKQGRYAEAEDLYNKALVLLEQKLGKEHPTTVTVTSNTALFYKEWGRTERAIELFEAVIAATFESPAPDWSKYFGAAESLVELYTQTGNEEEAARYRGLLDELEKLLETTDESDEEDG